From a single Lolium rigidum isolate FL_2022 chromosome 7, APGP_CSIRO_Lrig_0.1, whole genome shotgun sequence genomic region:
- the LOC124676385 gene encoding protein FLOURY 1-like, with protein MGGWNRISGARFLKPLAGVSLAFFPGAGAAYFLVGSAIGFLAMLHASEPDVGGQWASAARWIALSRSVSAHHLFVAMLLLFLAAKVWRLGKRFDAVEGIVGNAGGTAQALRVRGVVCTVCGTKTGAPKKGSLGPALERVGSTASGCSSKPVSRSLASELELEAAETEEEDNASELNGMEEGNVEWLRRRLARERRLKEAALEELEKERRAAASAADEAMAKIACLRNEKALVEREARQFREMAQQKQMYDRQVIESLQWMISKFGMQSGEPEYSFDRGVAETSEDDRDKR; from the coding sequence ATGGGCGGCTGGAACCGCATCTCCGGTGCCCGGTTCTTGAAGCCGCTCGCCGGCGTCTCTCTCGCCTTCTTTCCCGGCGCCGGCGCTGCCTACTTCCTCGTCGGCTCCGCCATCGGGTTCTTGGCGATGCTGCACGCCTCCGAGCCCGATGTCGGCGGCCAGTGGGCCTCCGCCGCGCGCTGGATCGCCCTGTCCCGCTCCGTGAGCGCCCACCACCTGTTTGTCGCAATGCTCCTTCTGTTCCTGGCCGCCAAAGTCTGGCGCCTCGGCAAGCGCTTCGACGCGGTGGAGGGGATCGTCGGGAACGCGGGCGGCACGGCGCAAGCGCTGCGCGTCAGAGGCGTCGTCTGCACCGTGTGCGGGACGAAGACAGGGGCTCCCAAGAAAGGCAGCCTGGGCCCCGCACTGGAGCGCGTCGGCTCTACTGCTAGTGGCTGCTCCAGCAAGCCGGTGTCGAGGTCGCTGGCGTCTGAACTGGAGCTGGAGGCCGCCGAAACAGAGGAGGAGGACAATGCGAGCGAGTTGAACGGCATGGAAGAGGGCAACGTGGAGTGGCTGAGGCGgcggctcgcgcgggagaggaggcTGAAGGAGGCAGCGCTGGAGGAGCTGGAGAAGGAGAGGCGCGCGGCGGCCTCTGCAGCCGACGAGGCCATGGCCAAGATTGCGTGCCTGCGGAACGAGAAGGCGCTGGTGGAGCGCGAGGCGCGGCAGTTCCGGGAGATGGCTCAGCAGAAGCAGATGTATGACCGGCAGGTGATCGAGTCTCTTCAGTGGATGATCAGTAAGTTTGGCATGCAAAGCGGGGAGCCAGAGTATTCTTTTGATCGAGGCGTGGCAGAGACAAGCGAGGACGACAGAGACAAGCGTTAG